The genomic interval ACTTTTCATTTCCAGATGGTGTATTTCATCCAGAATATTATCCCTTAATTGTTGTGCAACGCGTCTTCTTTCCTTACTTAGTGATGCACCATATTTCATTAATTCTTGATATAATATTTCGATTTCATTTTGTAGTTGAGATGTTGATGCTTCTAAATTTTCGATTTTATTAATCTCAATATTTAGTTCTTCTATAAATGGTATCAGTTCATTCAAAGATTTTCCATATTTTCTTTCAAGAAATTGAATTTCATTGACACGCGTCTGCATATGATTTAATTCCTGCTCATCATACTCATTGTTTGATAAAGCATCATGTAAACTATGCTTAACATCGTCTAAAATATAATAAAGTCCTTCTGTTTCCTCTTTCGCTTTTTCAAACTTTCCAGGTAATATTTGATTTACTTCACTTAACTGTGATTTAAATTCAAAAAGAAGTTCAAGTATTTTACCTTCATCATTTAATAAAGTGATAGATTTTGATAAAGCTTCATTCAATTTCTCAAAATTTTGAAGACGGTGAATATCTTCTTCAAGCTGCTCTTTTTCATCTTTGATAAGGTTTTTATCCGTCAGTTCTTTGTACTGATATTTAATTAGATCTAATCGCTGCAGTAACGCTTCATCTTTCTGTTGAAGCTGTTCAAGTTCTTTTAACTTCTCTTTATAATTAAAATATGTCGTTCTATACGTATCATATATAGAGCTATATGAATTTTCTGCGTATTCATCAAGTAACATAATATGGTACTTCGGTTTTAATAAATGCTGCGTTTCATGTTGGCCGTGTATATCAAGTAATTCCTGCATCACTTCACGCAATTCACCTAATGTTACAAGTTGATTGTTTATTTTACATAAGCTTTTGCCACTTTTAAAAATTTCACGTTTAACAAACATGAAATCATCGAGTGGAATATTTTTTTCTTCTAATAGTTGCTGAACTTTTTGGTTATCTTCGATATCAAAGACACCTTGGACAATTGCTTTTTGTTCTCCATGTCTGACCATCGTATTGCTGGCACGTACCCCAATAAGTTGTCCGATGGCATCAATAATTATAGATTTACCAGCACCTGTTTCCCCACTTAAAACCGTCAAACCATTCTTTAATTCAATTTCTAACGATTCTATAATTGCAAACTGCTGAATTGATAATGAAACAAGCATCCAATACCCCCATTATAACATGTTAAAAATTCGTTCTGTTACAGCTTCTGCCGCGTTCTTATCTCTGCATATTAATAAACATGTGTCATCACCACAAATTGTACCGATAACTTCATCCCATTCAAGTTGATCGATAATCGCTCCGATAGATTGTGCATTACCTGGTAGTGTTTTTAGCACTAGTAAATTATCCGTTCCGTCAAGCTTAACGAATGAATCCATTAAATATCGTCCAAGTTTATCAATTGGATGATATTTACGATCTCTAGGCAATGAATATACATATTTACCTTCTTTAGTCGGAACTTTAATAAGTTGCAGTTCTTTTATATCACGTGAAATTGTTGCTTGCGTAACGTTCAGATTATATTGATTCAGTTTTTCTACTAAATCTTCCTGCGTTTCAATTTGCTGGTTTGAAATTATTTCACGAATTTTTATTTGACGCATCGTTTTATTGGCCATAGTGAACCTCCATGTGCATATTTATACGGTCAATTTTAACATAAGCGCTTATTTTTGTATATTAAAAAACCACTGATAAATCAGTGGTTTATTGTATTAAATGCTACTTGTACAACTTCATCAATATACAAATCATTATGACACAATGCAGTCTTATTTGAATTTTTATCCAATGATTGCTTCACATTCTTTAAATATAATAAGTATTCAATATTGCCTTTTGTTCCTGAAATCGGTGAAAAGGTAATATCAATTGGCGTCATTCCATAATCTTCCGCGTAGTGCATCACTTTTTTAATAACATTAATGTGCGTATCTCTGTCATATACAATCCCTTTATCTACTTCATCTTTATGTGCCTCAAACTGTGGTTTTATTAATGCTACAATTTCAGCATTATGATCAACAACTTGAACTAACGTCTTAAAAATAAGTGACAATGAAATAAAGCTTACATCAATACTTACAAAGTTCGGTGATGGTTGAAATTGATCTTTCGTAACGTATCGGAAATTTGTCTGTTCCATAACCGTCACATCTGGATGTATGCGAAGTCTATAATCCAGTTGGTTTGTACCAACATCCAGTGCATATACATGTTTTGCGCCATTTTGCAGCGCACAGTCTGTAAACCCACCGGTAGAAGAACCAATATCAAGATGAACTTTGCCCTTTAGATTTAAGTTAAATGATTGAATCGCTTTTTCAAGCTTCAATCCACCACGACTAACATACTTTTTTCTTTTATCTTTAACTCTAATCTTAATCGTTTCAGGATTTATTTTCTCGCCTGCTGTGTCAATTCTAATATTATCATTGTAAATTAAACCTGCCATTATCGCGCGCATTGCACTATCTTTCGTATCATAATAGTCTTGTGAAACAAGCCATTCATCGATTCTAACTTTCTTCATTACGTAAACCTAACTGTTTAATTTCATGAATTAATGTAGATTCGTTAATCCCGATATCGTCCAATAGTAAAGATACGTCACCGTGCTCAATATATTCATCATCAATCCCAATGCGTTTTACGGTAACATCTGCGTTCAAATCAGAGAAATAATTCACAACTGATGCACCAAATCCGCCACTCAACATCGATTCTTCAACGGTAATAACAGGAATATTTCTTTTAGCGACTTCATTTAAGTATTCAACATCCATCGGTTTTATAAATCTGGCATTTACAACTTCAACATTTATGCCTTCTTTAAGCAACGTTTCATAGACTGATTCAACTAACTTTAAAGTTGGTCCAAAACTCATGACAACTACATCTGTTCCTTCATGTAATACTTCCCAGCTACCTCGTATGATAGTTTTTGGTTCACTATCAATTGTAACACCATAACCGTTACCACGAGGATAACGTATCGCGATCGGTCCATTATATTTATAAAATGCATTATGTAGTAAATGGAACGCTTCATTTTCGTCTTTTGGCATTGCAATTGTCATATTAGGCATATGTGATAAAAATGAAATATCATATACGCCTTGATGTGTTTCACCATCTGCACCAACAAGACCTGAGCGATCAATTCCAAATACGACATGAAGATTTTGGCGATCCACATCGTGTAGCATCTGATCATATGCACGTTGTAAAAACGTAGAATAGATCGCTACATAAGGCTTCATACCGTTCACAGCCATACCAGCGGCCATCGTTACAGCATGCTGTTCTGCAATGCCGACATCAAAGAATTGCTGTGGCAGTTCTTTTTGAAACTTAGTTAATTTACTACCAACTGGCATTGCTGGAGTTATCGCGGCGATTGACTTATCCTGTTCTGCAAATCGCTGCACGGTATCACTAAAAAACTGACTCCATGATGGTCCATTTGCACTACCTTTTAAAACTTCACCTGTTTCTAACTTATATGGCCCGAGTCCATGCCAAGTCCCTATCTTGTCATTTTCAGCAGGATGAAAACCTTTACCTTTTTTCGTAATCACATGCACGATAACAGGTCCATTAATACGTTTAGAAGTTAATAATGCATCTTCTAAATCTTTAAAGTTATGTCCATCTACAGGCCCTATATATTTAATGCCCAACTCTTCAAAAAATATACCGTTTACGACAAGATACTTTAAACTATCCTTTACACGGTCTGCAGAATCTCTTAATTTATGACCGCCTGGTAACTTACTTAATAATGCATCGATATCTGATTTTGCACGATTATAATTTGAATTAGTTCGAAGTCTGCCAAACATATTATGCATTGCACCCACATTAGGAGCGATACTCATCTCATTATCATTTAAAATAATTGTCATATTCGTTTTATCGTGACCGATATGATTTAATGCTTCAAGCGCCATACCACCTGTCAATGCACCATCACCGATAATCGGAATGACATCATAAGATGCCCCTTGAATATCACGTGCTTTCGCCATACCCATCGCAGCTGAAAGTGATGTTGAACTATGGCCCGCTTCCCACACATCATGTTCGCTTTCACTTAATTTTGGAAAACCACTTAATCCTTTGTATTGTCTTAACGTATCAAATTGATTCGCTCTGCCCGTTAAAATTTTGTGAATATATGCCTGATGGCCAACGTCAAATATAAGTTTATCCTGAGGACTATTAAATACTTTATGCAGGGCTATTGTGAGTTCAACGACTCCTAAATTTGCTCCGATATGGCCACCTGTTACAGAACACTTTTCGATTAAAAAAGTTCTAATATCCTGGCTTAATGATTCTAATGATTCGTATGATAAATCCTTTAAAAAGGAAGGATCTTTAATTTTTGTTACATCCATTACTTCCCCACCTACAGTCTATACTTTAGTAACCCTTATTATAACACGCTTTCGTAACACATGAAAAATAATAATCACATTTCAAGAATTAATAAACAAAAGCAATCAATAAAAGTAAAAACCAAAGCTTTTATTGATTGCTTATATTATTTATTTCTTTCAACGACATAAGTAATTAATGTTTTTAGATCGTCATTAATCGGTTGTAACGTTTCAAGCGCATCATATGTTTCAGTTAACTTATCATAAAGTAATTGCTTTGAAGCTTCAAGTCCTAAGAGTGATACATATGTACTTTTATCGTTATTTAAATCACTGCCCACTGTTTTTCCAATTTCTTCAAATGACCCTTCAACATCAAGAATATCATCTTTTATCTGGAACATTAAACCTACGTTCTTACCAATGATATTGAGTTGCTCAATTTGTGCATCATTATAATTCATTATGATACCTGCACTAACAATTGCCGCACGAATCAGCTCACCGGTTTTATTTATGTGAATTCGTTCCAGTTCATTTAATGTCAATGTTTTATGTTCTCCCTGCATATCGAGCATTTGACCATAAACCATGCCATTAGAGCCAGAAGCAGTACTTAATAAATTAATCAATGCTAATTTAATTTCTGCGTTTAACTGCGCATTTGAAATGCATTGAAAAGCATCAGTGAGCAATGCATCTCCAGCGAGTATAGCTGTTGCTTCATCAAACTGCTTATGATTCGTAAGTTTACCGCGACGATAGTCATCATTATCCATTGCTGGCAAATCATCGTGAATTAAAGAATACGTATGAATCATTTCAAGTGCAATGCCAAATGGCAAACCGTCATGTACATTGCCACCTAAACTATCTAAAGTAGTCAGAACAAGTAATGGTCTAATGCGCTTGCCACCTGCACTTAGTGAATAGTTGATTGCTTCATCCAGTCTTGATTGCGCAGGATGATATTTATTTAACAATGATTCATTAATTAAATTAAGAAAGTCACGATTCATTGTCAGTCTCTCCTGTAGTATTTAATTTTGCAATCTTATCTTCTGCTTCAGATAGCTTTAATTGGCATGCTTGAGATAATTTGACACCTTGCTCATATAATTCAATGGATTTCTCTAAACTCACCTGATCATCATCCAAAGATTTCACAATTTGTTCTAATTGCTGCATCATTTCTTCAAAAGTTTTCGCCATAATAATCTCCTCTTATTTCTTTATATTCATGACTTTCGTTTCAACGTATCCATCACTCAACTGAATGTTTAGCGTATCAGTTTCATTTAATGCTTTTACTGAGTTAATGATTTTATTATCTTTACGCGCTATTGCATAACCTCTAAGCAAAGTTTCTGAAGGACTTAATGACGATAAAAGCGCAATTTGATGATGTAACTGCTGCTGATATGTAGAAATATTGTATTTCAATGTTCGTGCCATACGCGCTTTTAAATTATCAACACGCTCATGCTGAAAGGCGAGTTTTGTTCGTAGTTGCTGTGCATTGATTTTATTTTCAAAATATTGATAATTTTTAACATGGTGATTCAGCTGATTATTTACAATCATCTTCATTCTGTTATCGAGTTCATCTACTTTTTGAAGTTTTTGCTCAACTAAAATGTTCGGATTCGTAAAAATATAATAATTTGATAAATAGTTAAGCTTCTCTCGTTTCGCTTTCAAATGATTCTGCATGTATCGTTCAAGGTGCAGATCAACCTGTTTCAACATTACTTTCAGTTCTTTGCTATCAGGTGTTGCCATTACAGCAGCTGCAGTCGGCGTTGGTGCCCTGAAATCGGCAACAAGATCGCTTAACGTCGTATCAGTTTCATGTCCAACGGCTGAAATTACAGGACTTGTGCAATTATAAATTGCCTCAACGACAACTTCTTCATTGAATGCCCATAAATCTTCAATCGAACCACCACCACGACCGACAATGATTACATCAGGATTAAGTGCATCTGCCTGTTTAATATTTTTAGCGATATCATCTTTCGCTTGCGCACCTTGGACGAGTGTAGAAATATATGTAACTTTAGCAAGTGGGTATCTTTTTTTCAGTGTCGTACGTATATCCTGTACAGCTGCACCCGTACTTGCAGTTAATACTGCAATATGCTCTGGATATTTACGTAACTGCTTTTTATGTGTTTGATCAAAATACCCTTTCGCATAAAACGCTTTTTTTAATGCTTCTAGTTTTTCATAAAGCACACCAATGCCATCTAAACGCATTTCTTCAGCGTAAACTTGGTAATTCCCTCTCGCTTCATATACGCTGATGCGACCAGTCAACAACACACTATCGCCTTCTTTCGGGTCAAATGAAAGGTGAGCTGCATCGCGTTTAAACATCATACAATTAATGACACTGCCGTTATCTTTTAACGCAAAATAAAGATGACCAGTTGAATGTCGTTTAAAATTTGACAGTTCGCCCTGAATAAAAACTTTATTTAAATATGGGTCTTTATCGAATTTCGTTTTAATATATTTTGTTAACGCACTTACAGTTAAGTACTTTTCCATACTATCACTACGCCTTATGTTTTATAATTTCACTCAGTACACCGTTAATAAATTTATAACTCTCATCATCGCTGAATTTTTTAGCTAAATTTACCGCTTCATTAACTACAACCTTTTCTGGCGCATCTGAATATAAAATTTCATATGTGCTTAATCGCAGAATAATTCTGTCTACTTTATTCAATCGATCTAAAGTCCATGATTTTAAATGCGGAGCAATTGCAGCATCGATTTGTTCACGATTTGTATTTACACCGGATACGAGTTCATTTGCAAAATGATCCTGTTTTGGAGGTTCCACGATAAAACTTGTCGCATCTTCAATTGTAATTTCATGTGCTTCATTTTCTACTTGAAATAATATTTGTATTGCATGTTCTCTTGATTCAGTTCTAGACATAAGTTTCTCCTTCAATTAAAAAGGGATGCAAGCATCCCAATATTAATTCTCTTTAAATTTTACGCTAACAATGTGAATGTTAATTTGTGATGGTTCAAGTGCCGTCATATTTCCAAGTGCTGTTTTAATGGACTGTTGTACGAGTGTCGCAGTTTTAGCGATTTTTGTACCATAATCAAACGCACAGTATGCATCAATAATAATTGCATCATCTTTCGTATCAACTTGTACACCACGTTGATTTTTTACGCCAAGTTTCTCAAGTGATTTACTCTTTTGAACGAGTGACACACCTTTAACTTCTGAAACTGCAATTGACGCGATAAGTTCAATAACGCTTGGTGCGATTTCTACCGTTCCAAGATTACCTTTTTTATTCGTTTCGATCATGACATAACCCTCCTGTCTATATCAATAACTATACCATGAATTTATTATAAAATAAAAACAGAAATAAAAAAACGCTTTACGCGTTTTTTAATCTGACAATATATTGTTTTCTTCAAGAAATTTTGTATTATAGTCATTCGAACGGAATGTTTCGTTCTGAATCAATGCCATATGGAATGGTATGGTCGTTTCAATGCCTAATATAATAAATTCAGAAAGTGCACGATATGCAGTATTCAAAGCCGTATCTCTATCCTTATCATGAACGATGAGTTTCGCAACCATCGAATCATAAAATGGTGGAATGCTGTAATTTGAATAACATGCAGAATCTATTCTGACGCCATAACCACCTGGTGCGATATACTGCGTAATTAATCCTGGCGAAGGCATAAAATTGTGATGAGGATTTTCAGCATTAATTCTGAATTCAATCGCATGACCATTAAACTTAACATCCTCCTGCGTCATCGTTAATTTTTCCCCGCGTGCAATTTTAATCTGCCATCTTACAAGGTCTGTTCCAGTTACCATTTCAGTTACAGGATGTTCAACTTGAATTCTCGTATTCATTTCCATAAAGTAAAATTGCTTCGTATC from Macrococcus armenti carries:
- the nusB gene encoding transcription antitermination factor NusB, coding for MSRTESREHAIQILFQVENEAHEITIEDATSFIVEPPKQDHFANELVSGVNTNREQIDAAIAPHLKSWTLDRLNKVDRIILRLSTYEILYSDAPEKVVVNEAVNLAKKFSDDESYKFINGVLSEIIKHKA
- the xseB gene encoding exodeoxyribonuclease VII small subunit; its protein translation is MAKTFEEMMQQLEQIVKSLDDDQVSLEKSIELYEQGVKLSQACQLKLSEAEDKIAKLNTTGETDNES
- the recN gene encoding DNA repair protein RecN translates to MLVSLSIQQFAIIESLEIELKNGLTVLSGETGAGKSIIIDAIGQLIGVRASNTMVRHGEQKAIVQGVFDIEDNQKVQQLLEEKNIPLDDFMFVKREIFKSGKSLCKINNQLVTLGELREVMQELLDIHGQHETQHLLKPKYHIMLLDEYAENSYSSIYDTYRTTYFNYKEKLKELEQLQQKDEALLQRLDLIKYQYKELTDKNLIKDEKEQLEEDIHRLQNFEKLNEALSKSITLLNDEGKILELLFEFKSQLSEVNQILPGKFEKAKEETEGLYYILDDVKHSLHDALSNNEYDEQELNHMQTRVNEIQFLERKYGKSLNELIPFIEELNIEINKIENLEASTSQLQNEIEILYQELMKYGASLSKERRRVAQQLRDNILDEIHHLEMKSANFEMAFVKTEPTAEGIESLEFMISPNKGEPLKSLYKIASGGELSRIMLALKSIFAESKGKTAILFDEVDTGVSGKVAQKMAEKMHEISNHIQVICISHLPQVAAISDHHLYIEKIEHDDRTVTTVTELDGDMRIQEVARMISGVEVTQLTLEHAAELIAQNTK
- the xseA gene encoding exodeoxyribonuclease VII large subunit, which produces MEKYLTVSALTKYIKTKFDKDPYLNKVFIQGELSNFKRHSTGHLYFALKDNGSVINCMMFKRDAAHLSFDPKEGDSVLLTGRISVYEARGNYQVYAEEMRLDGIGVLYEKLEALKKAFYAKGYFDQTHKKQLRKYPEHIAVLTASTGAAVQDIRTTLKKRYPLAKVTYISTLVQGAQAKDDIAKNIKQADALNPDVIIVGRGGGSIEDLWAFNEEVVVEAIYNCTSPVISAVGHETDTTLSDLVADFRAPTPTAAAVMATPDSKELKVMLKQVDLHLERYMQNHLKAKREKLNYLSNYYIFTNPNILVEQKLQKVDELDNRMKMIVNNQLNHHVKNYQYFENKINAQQLRTKLAFQHERVDNLKARMARTLKYNISTYQQQLHHQIALLSSLSPSETLLRGYAIARKDNKIINSVKALNETDTLNIQLSDGYVETKVMNIKK
- a CDS encoding TlyA family RNA methyltransferase; this translates as MKKVRIDEWLVSQDYYDTKDSAMRAIMAGLIYNDNIRIDTAGEKINPETIKIRVKDKRKKYVSRGGLKLEKAIQSFNLNLKGKVHLDIGSSTGGFTDCALQNGAKHVYALDVGTNQLDYRLRIHPDVTVMEQTNFRYVTKDQFQPSPNFVSIDVSFISLSLIFKTLVQVVDHNAEIVALIKPQFEAHKDEVDKGIVYDRDTHINVIKKVMHYAEDYGMTPIDITFSPISGTKGNIEYLLYLKNVKQSLDKNSNKTALCHNDLYIDEVVQVAFNTINH
- the ahrC gene encoding transcriptional regulator AhrC/ArgR, which produces MANKTMRQIKIREIISNQQIETQEDLVEKLNQYNLNVTQATISRDIKELQLIKVPTKEGKYVYSLPRDRKYHPIDKLGRYLMDSFVKLDGTDNLLVLKTLPGNAQSIGAIIDQLEWDEVIGTICGDDTCLLICRDKNAAEAVTERIFNML
- a CDS encoding polyprenyl synthetase family protein, producing the protein MNRDFLNLINESLLNKYHPAQSRLDEAINYSLSAGGKRIRPLLVLTTLDSLGGNVHDGLPFGIALEMIHTYSLIHDDLPAMDNDDYRRGKLTNHKQFDEATAILAGDALLTDAFQCISNAQLNAEIKLALINLLSTASGSNGMVYGQMLDMQGEHKTLTLNELERIHINKTGELIRAAIVSAGIIMNYNDAQIEQLNIIGKNVGLMFQIKDDILDVEGSFEEIGKTVGSDLNNDKSTYVSLLGLEASKQLLYDKLTETYDALETLQPINDDLKTLITYVVERNK
- the dxs gene encoding 1-deoxy-D-xylulose-5-phosphate synthase, whose protein sequence is MDVTKIKDPSFLKDLSYESLESLSQDIRTFLIEKCSVTGGHIGANLGVVELTIALHKVFNSPQDKLIFDVGHQAYIHKILTGRANQFDTLRQYKGLSGFPKLSESEHDVWEAGHSSTSLSAAMGMAKARDIQGASYDVIPIIGDGALTGGMALEALNHIGHDKTNMTIILNDNEMSIAPNVGAMHNMFGRLRTNSNYNRAKSDIDALLSKLPGGHKLRDSADRVKDSLKYLVVNGIFFEELGIKYIGPVDGHNFKDLEDALLTSKRINGPVIVHVITKKGKGFHPAENDKIGTWHGLGPYKLETGEVLKGSANGPSWSQFFSDTVQRFAEQDKSIAAITPAMPVGSKLTKFQKELPQQFFDVGIAEQHAVTMAAGMAVNGMKPYVAIYSTFLQRAYDQMLHDVDRQNLHVVFGIDRSGLVGADGETHQGVYDISFLSHMPNMTIAMPKDENEAFHLLHNAFYKYNGPIAIRYPRGNGYGVTIDSEPKTIIRGSWEVLHEGTDVVVMSFGPTLKLVESVYETLLKEGINVEVVNARFIKPMDVEYLNEVAKRNIPVITVEESMLSGGFGASVVNYFSDLNADVTVKRIGIDDEYIEHGDVSLLLDDIGINESTLIHEIKQLGLRNEES
- a CDS encoding Asp23/Gls24 family envelope stress response protein; translation: MIETNKKGNLGTVEIAPSVIELIASIAVSEVKGVSLVQKSKSLEKLGVKNQRGVQVDTKDDAIIIDAYCAFDYGTKIAKTATLVQQSIKTALGNMTALEPSQINIHIVSVKFKEN